One segment of Paenibacillus sp. FSL R7-0337 DNA contains the following:
- the ftsW gene encoding putative lipid II flippase FtsW — protein MSTAKGKPAAKANPPKRGTPDFQLLILTLLFVGFGLLMVFSSSSSLTLASGKYSNNAFFFVKKQLVWAVLGSFIMFVVMNIHYSKFKKWYAPIFVITLVLLLFVATTEGINGAKSWMSIGTLGIQPTELAKISIILYLAALITKKGERLRDLRTGYIPVMIIVGIVAGLIMMQPDLGSCLILVATSGLVIYAGGASMKHIMGSIALLVLGVALVIGAKAAIDSLSPHTEKAEFQKDYRQGRIEAFLDPEKDASGSGYNIMQSLIALGEGGTQGSGFGQSIQKLHYLPYPYTDFIFSVIGEELGFVGTALFLLLYLYFIWRGILISLRCTDPFGTLVGIGIMGLIAIQAFINIGGVTNTIPMTGVTLPFISYGGSSLLVTMLCMGIMLSISRETNRPAKEEVVKSVTTVRQVRNNRSAGTRAR, from the coding sequence CTCCAGCTCCAGCTTAACCCTTGCCAGCGGGAAATACAGCAATAATGCATTTTTCTTCGTCAAAAAACAATTGGTCTGGGCCGTGCTGGGTAGCTTCATCATGTTCGTTGTCATGAATATCCACTACAGCAAATTCAAGAAATGGTACGCCCCGATCTTCGTGATTACCCTCGTCCTGCTGCTGTTCGTAGCAACCACTGAGGGGATTAACGGCGCCAAGAGCTGGATGAGTATCGGAACCCTTGGGATTCAGCCTACCGAGCTGGCCAAGATCTCTATCATTCTCTACCTGGCTGCCCTGATCACCAAAAAAGGTGAACGCCTGCGCGATTTGCGGACAGGGTATATCCCGGTCATGATTATCGTCGGAATTGTCGCCGGACTGATTATGATGCAGCCCGATCTGGGCTCGTGCCTCATTCTAGTTGCAACCAGCGGACTTGTCATCTATGCCGGCGGTGCCAGCATGAAGCACATCATGGGATCGATCGCTCTGCTTGTTCTGGGGGTAGCCCTCGTCATAGGCGCGAAGGCAGCCATTGATTCCTTGTCCCCTCACACCGAGAAAGCTGAATTTCAGAAAGACTACAGACAGGGCCGCATTGAAGCCTTCCTTGACCCGGAGAAAGATGCCTCCGGCAGCGGCTACAATATTATGCAATCCCTGATCGCCCTTGGCGAGGGGGGAACACAAGGCTCCGGATTCGGACAGAGTATCCAGAAGCTGCATTATCTGCCGTATCCGTATACCGACTTTATCTTCTCCGTCATTGGTGAGGAGCTCGGCTTTGTCGGAACCGCGTTGTTCCTGCTGCTCTATCTGTACTTCATCTGGAGAGGGATTTTAATTTCACTGCGGTGCACCGATCCCTTTGGCACACTGGTCGGCATCGGGATTATGGGACTGATTGCCATTCAGGCCTTCATCAACATCGGCGGTGTCACTAATACGATCCCGATGACCGGGGTTACCTTGCCCTTTATCAGCTACGGCGGCTCCTCCCTGCTCGTCACCATGCTATGCATGGGGATTATGCTCAGCATCTCACGGGAGACCAACCGTCCTGCCAAGGAGGAAGTCGTGAAGTCTGTGACTACGGTCAGACAAGTGCGCAACAACAGAAGTGCAGGCACACGCGCACGCTAA
- a CDS encoding YlaN family protein, with protein MTSSDLQEQLNIKAINLLQEDADKIQKLIEVQMENLATRYCPLYEEVLDTQMYGFSREVDFAVRAGLVPELTGKQVLSKLERNLAVLYEALNKKAEEREM; from the coding sequence ATGACTTCATCGGATTTGCAGGAACAGCTCAATATCAAAGCAATCAATCTTCTTCAAGAAGATGCCGATAAAATTCAGAAGCTCATTGAAGTACAGATGGAGAATTTGGCAACCCGTTACTGCCCTCTCTATGAGGAAGTGCTGGATACCCAGATGTACGGCTTCTCCAGAGAGGTCGATTTTGCGGTCAGAGCGGGGCTGGTGCCTGAGCTTACAGGCAAGCAGGTGCTGAGCAAGCTGGAACGCAATTTGGCTGTACTGTATGAGGCGCTGAACAAGAAGGCTGAGGAGCGGGAGATGTAA
- the cax gene encoding calcium/proton exchanger: protein MKKWISPALLVISFILSAIGHYANWDHTLQFVLSAVSVIFVAGFLGRATESVAHYAGQRLGGFLNATFGNAAELIIAFFLVKEGLFDMVKASLTGSIIGNLLLVLGLSIFAGGMKFKVQNFNVTLAGLNGSLMIVAVIALFVPAMFFNTHSITEKDTDVLSLVVAGLLIAAYLAWLVFSMITHKKYLADVTDDTAEELPNEHAPVWSRNRSILYLVLATVMVAFVSEWLVGTLETLTERFGFSELFVGAFLVAIIGNAAEHSAAIMLAMKNKIGAAVEIAVGSSLQIALFVAPVLIFASYFMGNTMSIVFTTIEIVAIAVSVFIAKSIIQDGATNWYEGLLLLAVYMILGVSFYLV, encoded by the coding sequence TTGAAAAAATGGATCTCACCGGCGCTGCTGGTCATCAGCTTCATCCTTAGCGCCATAGGGCATTACGCGAATTGGGATCATACGCTTCAGTTCGTATTGTCCGCCGTTTCAGTCATCTTCGTGGCCGGTTTCCTCGGCCGGGCCACTGAGAGTGTAGCCCACTACGCCGGACAGCGGCTTGGAGGGTTCCTGAACGCAACCTTCGGCAATGCGGCCGAGCTGATCATCGCCTTCTTCTTAGTCAAGGAAGGACTGTTTGACATGGTAAAAGCGAGTCTGACCGGCTCCATCATCGGCAACCTGCTGCTCGTCCTCGGACTTAGCATTTTTGCCGGGGGCATGAAGTTCAAGGTTCAGAACTTCAATGTCACACTCGCCGGTCTGAACGGCTCGCTGATGATTGTTGCGGTCATCGCCCTGTTCGTCCCGGCCATGTTCTTCAACACGCATTCCATCACTGAGAAAGACACTGATGTGCTTAGCCTTGTTGTTGCCGGCCTGCTGATTGCCGCCTACCTTGCCTGGCTGGTCTTCTCCATGATCACACACAAGAAGTATTTGGCGGATGTTACGGACGATACTGCGGAAGAGCTGCCGAATGAGCATGCTCCAGTCTGGTCCCGGAACCGTTCAATCCTCTATCTCGTCCTTGCCACTGTGATGGTCGCCTTCGTCAGTGAATGGCTGGTCGGAACGCTGGAGACTCTCACCGAACGCTTTGGCTTCAGCGAGCTGTTCGTCGGTGCATTCCTTGTAGCAATTATCGGTAACGCCGCAGAACACAGCGCTGCCATTATGCTCGCCATGAAGAACAAGATCGGAGCCGCAGTTGAGATCGCCGTAGGCAGCAGTCTGCAGATTGCCCTGTTCGTCGCTCCTGTGCTGATCTTCGCCAGTTATTTCATGGGCAACACCATGTCGATTGTGTTCACCACGATTGAGATCGTAGCCATTGCCGTATCGGTGTTCATCGCCAAATCGATTATTCAGGACGGCGCAACCAACTGGTACGAGGGTCTCCTGCTGCTGGCGGTCTACATGATTCTGGGCGTGTCTTTCTATTTGGTCTGA
- a CDS encoding HPr family phosphocarrier protein codes for MSNNAAIVDIAQTASQFNSSIVLQADNKYIDVKSILGLFTTLVSSQSYELHVHGTDAEEAKKAMSEVFAKHNLNFTVVAE; via the coding sequence ATGTCCAACAATGCGGCAATCGTGGATATTGCACAGACAGCAAGCCAATTTAATTCATCTATCGTTCTTCAAGCGGACAACAAGTACATTGATGTTAAGAGCATCCTGGGCTTGTTCACTACTCTGGTATCCAGCCAAAGCTACGAGCTGCATGTACATGGCACAGATGCCGAGGAAGCCAAGAAAGCCATGAGCGAAGTTTTTGCCAAACACAATTTGAATTTTACAGTAGTAGCAGAGTAA
- a CDS encoding Asp23/Gls24 family envelope stress response protein, which produces MAEQLQLELGNIRISNDVVSKIAGLAALETPGIAAMSGGLSEGWAKRLSGKNVQKGVTVEVGQLEAAVDLRIIVLYETPIHEVCRMLQQNVREAVESMTGLHIVEVNVKVEGVAFKNDEIS; this is translated from the coding sequence ATGGCAGAACAGCTTCAACTGGAATTGGGAAATATACGGATATCGAATGACGTTGTCTCAAAAATTGCCGGCCTGGCCGCGCTTGAGACTCCCGGAATTGCAGCTATGTCTGGCGGTTTGTCAGAGGGCTGGGCAAAGCGCCTGAGCGGCAAGAACGTGCAGAAGGGTGTTACTGTCGAAGTGGGTCAATTGGAAGCTGCAGTCGATCTGCGCATCATCGTACTGTACGAAACGCCGATTCATGAAGTGTGCCGCATGCTTCAGCAGAATGTTCGCGAGGCTGTGGAGAGTATGACCGGACTTCACATCGTAGAGGTTAACGTTAAGGTCGAAGGCGTAGCCTTCAAGAACGACGAGATTTCTTAA